In Bacillus sp. Cs-700, one genomic interval encodes:
- a CDS encoding nitroreductase family protein produces the protein MNATKINDFNEIITGRRSIRHYDPSVKITKEEMTEILTEATLAPSSVNLQPWRFVVIDSDEGKTTLAPLAKFNQSQVETSAAVIAVFVDMNSLDYADEIYDTAVQKGYMPAEVRDQQLPAIKGLLEGMSTEQFREMNIIDGGLVSMQLMLAARAHGYDTNPIGGYEKEQIAEAYGMDKERYYPVMLISIGKAANEGYKSVRLPVESITEWK, from the coding sequence ATGAATGCAACCAAAATAAATGACTTTAATGAAATTATTACAGGACGACGCTCAATTCGTCATTACGATCCGTCAGTCAAAATTACTAAAGAAGAGATGACGGAAATTTTAACTGAAGCTACGCTGGCACCATCTTCAGTCAACCTTCAACCATGGCGTTTTGTCGTTATCGATAGTGATGAGGGAAAAACAACATTAGCACCACTTGCTAAATTTAATCAATCACAAGTTGAAACATCTGCAGCTGTTATTGCGGTATTTGTAGATATGAACAGCCTCGACTATGCTGATGAAATTTATGACACTGCTGTACAAAAAGGGTATATGCCTGCAGAAGTAAGAGATCAACAGCTTCCAGCGATAAAAGGCTTGTTAGAAGGTATGTCAACTGAGCAATTTAGAGAAATGAATATCATTGATGGTGGATTAGTGTCCATGCAATTGATGTTAGCGGCTCGAGCACACGGATATGATACAAATCCAATTGGTGGATATGAGAAAGAGCAGATTGCTGAAGCTTACGGTATGGATAAAGAGCGTTACTATCCAGTGATGCTGATTTCAATTGGTAAAGCAGCAAACGAAGGATACAAATCTGTTCGCTTACCTGTTGAATCAATTACAGAGTGGAAATAA
- a CDS encoding putative quinol monooxygenase yields the protein MIIIHAGLQINPAKEEAFLNEVATLIEEARKEEGNLSYTLTKEIEKESTYKMIEAYEDMAAVEKHNQSAHFQAFVGKAPEYLVAPLDVKVYDATEVQK from the coding sequence ATGATTATTATTCATGCAGGATTACAAATTAACCCGGCTAAGGAAGAAGCGTTTCTTAACGAAGTAGCTACTCTTATTGAAGAAGCTAGAAAAGAAGAAGGAAATCTTTCTTATACTTTGACGAAAGAGATTGAAAAAGAGAGTACTTATAAAATGATTGAAGCTTATGAAGACATGGCTGCAGTTGAAAAGCACAATCAAAGTGCTCATTTTCAAGCATTTGTTGGAAAAGCACCAGAATATTTGGTGGCCCCATTAGACGTTAAAGTGTATGACGCAACTGAAGTGCAAAAATAA